In the Maribacter sp. MJ134 genome, one interval contains:
- a CDS encoding DUF2490 domain-containing protein gives MKYLNNICSSLLVVFLLMSCLFSSAQEEEKEVLPLESKYKEPVTKTWINTYGNIRISKRLFWVAQTHFRFEETEATPFVGQVAQIYNRHAIGYIYNKKINAALGGVLRLNFNTDETSEDRNLVPEWRIWHQYQFAMPLYSAMIYHRLRIEHRWTQGFEDNSEYVFRNRYRYMFRAKIPLNSHKLEPKTLYVSPEAELIMQSGKVVVASPMEDLRLTTTMGYIVTPRLTFAAGLMYSQGQQLSNGGIFKQAWTLRFHMYFSPDFRKVRDKLPSIHLND, from the coding sequence ATGAAGTACTTAAATAACATATGTAGTTCGTTATTGGTAGTCTTTCTACTAATGTCTTGTTTATTTTCAAGTGCTCAGGAAGAGGAGAAAGAGGTTTTACCTTTGGAATCTAAGTATAAGGAACCGGTTACAAAGACATGGATAAACACCTATGGAAATATCAGGATATCCAAACGCCTGTTCTGGGTAGCGCAAACGCATTTTAGGTTCGAGGAGACGGAAGCTACCCCGTTTGTAGGGCAAGTGGCTCAAATTTATAATAGACATGCCATTGGATATATCTACAATAAAAAAATCAATGCTGCTTTGGGTGGTGTGCTACGCCTCAATTTTAATACCGATGAAACTTCCGAAGACAGAAATCTAGTACCGGAATGGCGTATTTGGCATCAGTACCAATTCGCCATGCCCTTGTACAGTGCTATGATCTATCATCGGCTGCGTATAGAACACCGATGGACGCAGGGTTTTGAAGATAATAGTGAATATGTCTTCCGAAACCGCTATCGGTATATGTTCAGGGCAAAAATTCCTCTGAACAGTCACAAACTAGAACCTAAAACCCTTTATGTTTCTCCAGAAGCGGAACTTATTATGCAGAGCGGAAAGGTTGTGGTGGCAAGTCCCATGGAAGACCTACGTTTAACCACGACCATGGGGTATATTGTTACACCACGGCTTACGTTTGCCGCCGGCCTTATGTATTCGCAAGGGCAACAATTGAGCAATGGGGGTATATTTAAGCAGGCCTGGACCCTTCGATTTCATATGTATTTCTCTCCCGATTTTAGAAAAGTTAGAGATAAATTGCCTTCCATACATCTAAACGATTAA
- a CDS encoding MORN repeat-containing protein encodes MKKRIALPYSLLILATGVAVFFMFKTNGLQRELNESEKAKIALDNRTSQQKELLRIDSMLVAGKYEEAITSYGNTQQTIDDGNKVIPLRIALAKKLQEFNAEKRTDLLSDTNLKDSAASEIATPREIRRYDSINFALEKARVQLKGMQAQLRKKSFGEYLTFNSKKGNTMHYVGQVKNGMATGTGIALLDTGSRYEGEWLANKRHGEGIFYWSDGQRYEGTYEGDTRNGLGTYYWPNGEKYTGQWKEDKRNGQGTFYGKDGKVVKGIWKNDKLVQQAKK; translated from the coding sequence ATGAAAAAAAGAATTGCGCTACCATACAGCTTATTGATATTAGCAACAGGAGTTGCCGTATTCTTTATGTTTAAGACCAATGGGTTACAACGGGAATTGAACGAGAGCGAAAAGGCCAAAATAGCTTTGGATAATCGGACTTCACAACAAAAAGAACTGTTGCGTATCGATTCTATGCTGGTTGCAGGGAAGTACGAAGAAGCCATTACGTCTTACGGAAATACCCAACAGACCATTGATGATGGAAACAAGGTTATACCCTTAAGAATTGCCTTGGCAAAAAAATTACAAGAATTTAACGCTGAAAAGAGAACGGATTTGCTCTCGGACACCAATCTTAAAGATTCCGCCGCTTCTGAAATTGCGACGCCTAGGGAAATAAGACGTTATGATTCCATCAATTTTGCCCTTGAAAAGGCCAGAGTACAACTGAAAGGGATGCAGGCCCAGTTACGCAAAAAATCTTTCGGGGAATATTTGACCTTCAACAGCAAAAAAGGTAATACGATGCATTACGTGGGGCAGGTTAAAAACGGTATGGCTACCGGTACCGGTATTGCCTTGTTGGACACGGGAAGCCGTTACGAAGGGGAGTGGTTGGCCAATAAACGACATGGGGAAGGTATTTTTTACTGGTCGGATGGTCAACGTTACGAAGGCACCTACGAAGGAGATACCCGAAACGGCCTCGGTACTTATTACTGGCCAAACGGAGAAAAGTATACCGGACAATGGAAAGAGGACAAACGCAACGGCCAAGGTACTTTTTACGGCAAAGACGGTAAAGTTGTCAAAGGCATCTGGAAGAACGATAAATTGGTACAGCAGGCTAAAAAATAA